One Glutamicibacter mishrai genomic window carries:
- a CDS encoding COX15/CtaA family protein, which yields MSSDLAAKSWADKLPTKVTRLVHGLAIASLISQVGIIVTGGAVRLTESGLGCSHWPNCVPGSMTPVPAMGIHGIIEFGNRTLTFVLLAIAVAFLVSVWSMRRTHSTLFKLGLTLLLGIPAQGVIGGITVWTGLNPWVVSLHFLLSGTLVILATMLVNRTRTELKAQENPATTKTIRQTATAAWIFSILAVILGTIVTGTGPHAGDATTPRHMFDPLLVTRMHTAPVYLLIIATVALLVLVYKAGGNARLRSSVWWLVAVILIQAAIGYTQHFTGLPIGLVLLHMLGASLLLVSSTDTWDRTSLLPKYQRVDN from the coding sequence ATGTCTTCAGACTTGGCCGCTAAAAGCTGGGCCGACAAGCTGCCAACGAAGGTCACTCGCCTCGTACATGGCCTCGCGATTGCCTCGTTGATCTCTCAGGTCGGCATCATCGTTACCGGCGGTGCAGTCCGGCTGACCGAATCGGGACTGGGGTGCTCGCACTGGCCCAACTGTGTTCCAGGCTCGATGACGCCAGTGCCGGCAATGGGCATCCACGGCATTATCGAGTTCGGCAACCGCACTTTGACCTTCGTGCTTTTGGCGATTGCAGTGGCATTCCTCGTCTCGGTTTGGTCGATGCGACGGACTCACTCCACTTTGTTCAAGCTTGGGCTGACCCTCTTGCTGGGCATCCCAGCCCAGGGCGTCATCGGCGGCATCACAGTATGGACCGGGCTGAATCCATGGGTTGTGTCCCTGCACTTCCTGCTTTCAGGAACCCTGGTGATCCTGGCTACCATGCTGGTCAATCGCACGCGTACTGAGCTGAAGGCCCAGGAGAATCCGGCAACTACAAAGACCATTCGCCAGACCGCCACCGCGGCATGGATCTTCAGCATCCTCGCCGTCATCCTGGGCACCATTGTTACTGGAACGGGCCCGCACGCCGGGGACGCAACGACGCCTCGCCATATGTTCGACCCGCTGCTGGTGACCCGCATGCACACGGCGCCGGTGTACCTGCTGATTATCGCCACCGTCGCATTGCTGGTCCTGGTCTACAAAGCTGGCGGCAATGCCCGCTTGCGCTCGTCTGTCTGGTGGCTGGTAGCTGTCATCTTAATTCAGGCAGCCATCGGATACACTCAGCACTTCACTGGATTGCCCATCGGGTTGGTGCTCCTGCATATGCTTGGAGCCAGCTTGCTGCTGGTATCCAGTACCGACACATGGGATCGGACCTCGCTTCTCCCCAAGTACCAGCGAGTCGATAACTAA
- a CDS encoding DUF1700 domain-containing protein, with amino-acid sequence MGKLAENHSVESYLRSLDRLLRHVPVEARRDLVEDIAAHIDEGRERGRNDREILAALGSPQAVAAPYLDDLMQDGNSPRMRTIRRVLGIVALVTGLFAAIVSRSSDSTIVDMAFGPVDLQGLSSNYGYSDIFAAIQLLIFLALALMVAASAVMRPVIARKYSFAAAIVMTIVVIFCGTGLGMFFVPSMVTAWMLAGANNLKLSQDRRAKRSRTIQLIGAAALLIPVLFVLGGLATGAVEGGGAYAYAAVGLLCGVGFLLRYRVALWATSVVGAGLAALSIIDQGMLMAAFWLGGITYFYFGLYGLLWFEKRNAAG; translated from the coding sequence ATGGGGAAGCTAGCTGAAAACCACAGCGTGGAGTCCTATCTGCGTTCTTTGGATCGTCTATTGCGACATGTGCCTGTAGAGGCACGACGCGATCTTGTTGAAGATATTGCGGCGCATATCGATGAGGGCCGTGAACGGGGACGCAACGACAGGGAGATCCTTGCTGCGCTCGGTTCACCACAAGCTGTGGCTGCGCCATATCTGGATGACCTCATGCAGGATGGGAACTCGCCTCGAATGCGGACGATTCGACGTGTGCTGGGCATTGTCGCCTTGGTGACCGGATTGTTCGCCGCCATCGTTTCACGATCCTCGGATTCAACAATCGTCGATATGGCCTTCGGGCCGGTGGACCTCCAAGGGCTGAGTAGCAATTACGGCTACTCGGATATCTTCGCCGCGATACAGCTCCTGATTTTCTTGGCACTTGCCTTGATGGTTGCTGCCTCGGCGGTGATGCGGCCGGTGATTGCGCGCAAATACAGTTTCGCCGCTGCAATCGTCATGACGATTGTGGTGATTTTCTGCGGGACCGGCTTGGGGATGTTCTTCGTGCCATCGATGGTTACCGCCTGGATGCTCGCCGGAGCCAATAATCTAAAGCTCAGCCAGGACCGTAGAGCCAAGCGTTCACGCACCATCCAGTTGATCGGAGCGGCGGCCTTGCTGATCCCTGTGCTATTCGTCTTGGGCGGGCTGGCCACCGGAGCTGTCGAAGGGGGCGGTGCCTACGCCTACGCGGCCGTTGGCCTACTATGCGGCGTAGGATTCCTGCTCAGATACAGGGTCGCTCTTTGGGCAACCAGCGTCGTTGGTGCTGGACTGGCTGCCCTGTCCATCATTGATCAGGGAATGCTGATGGCCGCGTTCTGGCTCGGGGGCATAACGTATTTCTACTTCGGCTTGTACGGCTTGTTGTGGTTCGAGAAGCGTAACGCGGCAGGTTAG
- a CDS encoding PadR family transcriptional regulator, with protein MLEQREKIATNIRKGVLEYCVLGSLASEDKYGLELAEELTKLHLTAGEGSLYPLLARMKTAGLVETRWEEGGAGRKRKYYSITDRGRVMLKEFRAVWADITEQVEQLLGGQDGEAS; from the coding sequence ATGCTTGAACAGCGTGAAAAGATAGCAACCAACATTCGCAAGGGCGTGCTCGAATATTGCGTTCTGGGTTCCTTGGCAAGCGAAGACAAGTATGGGCTGGAGCTTGCTGAAGAACTGACGAAACTGCATTTGACTGCTGGGGAAGGCAGCTTGTATCCGCTCCTTGCCCGCATGAAAACGGCGGGTTTGGTCGAGACCCGCTGGGAAGAAGGTGGGGCAGGCCGGAAGCGAAAATACTATTCAATCACCGACCGTGGACGGGTCATGCTAAAGGAATTTCGTGCTGTCTGGGCTGACATCACTGAGCAGGTCGAACAATTGCTTGGAGGGCAAGATGGGGAAGCTAGCTGA
- a CDS encoding heme o synthase: protein MPRASRQPGESTGEYVKRKAGAYLALTKPRVIELLLVSTFPTMIFAQRGFPPVWLMISTLVGGAMAAGASGAFNCYIDRDMDKLMKRTKGRPLVTGDLTPKEALIFSWALAIASLVVLWVGTNPLTTALGLAAILLYVVFYTMILKRRTAQNIVWGGIAGCMPVLIAWAAVKETVEWPAVILFLVIFLWTPPHYWPLSMKYADDYNAASVPMLGAIANARRVSVQVVLYAWATVVCSLLLVPLGHAGIVYTAIAGGAGIWFIYESHVLYREAQGDHKPAVVNRKAMKVFHISITYLSIVFLALAIDPFVGNPLFG from the coding sequence GTGCCTCGCGCCTCGCGTCAGCCTGGCGAAAGTACCGGAGAGTATGTGAAGCGCAAGGCCGGCGCCTATTTGGCGTTGACCAAACCTCGCGTTATCGAGTTGCTGCTAGTGAGCACCTTCCCGACCATGATCTTTGCCCAGCGAGGATTCCCGCCGGTGTGGTTGATGATCTCCACTCTTGTCGGCGGCGCCATGGCTGCTGGTGCATCGGGAGCCTTCAACTGCTATATCGATCGCGACATGGACAAGCTGATGAAGCGCACCAAGGGACGTCCTTTGGTCACCGGCGACCTGACGCCTAAAGAGGCACTGATCTTCTCGTGGGCTCTGGCAATTGCTTCGCTGGTCGTGCTGTGGGTCGGAACCAATCCGCTGACTACCGCCCTGGGCCTAGCTGCCATCTTGCTGTATGTAGTGTTCTACACGATGATCCTGAAGCGCCGCACCGCCCAAAACATTGTTTGGGGCGGTATCGCCGGCTGCATGCCAGTGCTTATCGCATGGGCGGCTGTGAAAGAAACCGTTGAATGGCCAGCGGTCATCCTGTTCCTGGTCATCTTCCTCTGGACTCCACCTCATTACTGGCCGCTATCGATGAAGTATGCGGACGATTACAACGCTGCGTCGGTTCCGATGCTCGGTGCGATTGCCAACGCTCGACGCGTGTCGGTCCAGGTCGTTCTTTACGCATGGGCAACCGTCGTTTGCTCACTCCTGCTCGTCCCGCTGGGTCATGCAGGCATCGTCTATACGGCGATTGCCGGTGGCGCGGGCATCTGGTTCATCTACGAATCGCATGTCCTCTACCGTGAAGCTCAGGGCGATCACAAGCCTGCGGTAGTGAATCGCAAGGCCATGAAGGTCTTCCACATTTCCATCACTTACTTGTCGATTGTCTTCTTGGCCTTGGCAATTGATCCTTTTGTGGGGAATCCGCTCTTCGGCTAA
- the tkt gene encoding transketolase, whose product MATESLVEEFSLTELDRKAIDTTRVLAADAVEKVGNGHPGTAMSLAPAAYLIFQKHLRHDPKDPNWIGRDRFVLSPGHTSLTLYLQLFLSGYGLEMEDIEALRTWGAKTPGHPEYGHTAGVEITTGPLGQGLASAVGFAYSQRRMRGLLDPAAEPGTSPFDHTVYVIASDGDLQEGVTSEASSLAGHQELGNLVVIYDDNKISIENDTDIAFTEDVLGRYDSYGWHTQRVDWTVTGEYVEDLKALDEAIRAAKAETSRPSIIALRTVIGWPAPTKQNTGGIHGSKLGTEEVAGLKEVLGFDPAKNFHIDQEVLDHAREVVTRGADLHASWNEGFNAWKSANPEQAALLERLESGKLPEGWTEKLPVFEPGSTMATRSASGKVINAIADELPELWGGSADLAGSNNTTIDTAKSFAPERRSTASWDASPYGRVLHFGIREHAAASIVNGIVLSSPTRAFSGTFLIFSDYQRPAIRLAALMGVPSIFVWTHDSIGLGEDGPTHQPVEQLASLRIIPNFDVVRPADANEVAYAWRGMLELTDTPSGIVLSRQNLPIYDRAAAGFRGAEGTLKGGYILAEAVRDGAEVTPDVILLATGSEVELAVEAREELAAKNIAARVVSLPSLEWFAKQDAAYREEVLPAAITARVSVEAGVAQGWRELVGANGEIISLDHFGASADYKKLYSEFGITTAAVVAAAETSVQNAAK is encoded by the coding sequence GTGGCGACTGAATCCTTAGTAGAAGAGTTTTCACTGACCGAGTTGGACCGTAAGGCCATCGACACCACCCGTGTCCTGGCAGCCGACGCTGTTGAAAAAGTTGGCAATGGCCACCCCGGTACCGCCATGAGCCTGGCACCGGCCGCCTACCTGATTTTCCAGAAGCACCTGCGCCATGATCCGAAGGATCCGAACTGGATCGGACGCGACCGCTTCGTCCTCTCCCCTGGTCACACTTCCTTGACCCTGTACCTGCAGCTGTTCCTTTCCGGCTACGGCCTGGAGATGGAAGACATCGAGGCACTGCGCACCTGGGGCGCCAAGACCCCGGGCCACCCAGAGTACGGCCACACCGCCGGCGTCGAAATCACCACCGGTCCACTGGGCCAGGGCCTGGCTTCCGCCGTGGGCTTCGCCTACTCCCAGCGCCGCATGCGCGGCCTGCTGGATCCGGCCGCCGAGCCGGGCACCAGCCCATTCGACCACACCGTGTACGTCATTGCTTCCGATGGCGACCTGCAGGAAGGCGTCACCTCCGAGGCCTCCTCGCTGGCGGGCCACCAGGAACTTGGCAACCTCGTCGTAATTTACGATGACAACAAGATCTCCATCGAGAACGACACCGACATCGCCTTCACCGAAGATGTCCTCGGCCGCTACGACTCCTACGGCTGGCACACCCAGCGTGTTGACTGGACCGTCACCGGCGAATACGTGGAAGACCTGAAGGCACTGGATGAGGCAATTCGCGCTGCCAAGGCCGAGACCTCCCGCCCTTCGATCATCGCACTGCGCACCGTCATCGGCTGGCCAGCACCAACCAAGCAGAACACCGGCGGCATCCACGGTTCGAAGCTCGGCACCGAAGAAGTAGCAGGCCTCAAGGAGGTCCTGGGCTTCGACCCGGCAAAGAACTTCCACATCGACCAGGAAGTACTGGATCACGCCCGCGAGGTTGTCACCCGCGGCGCAGACCTGCACGCTTCGTGGAACGAAGGCTTCAACGCTTGGAAGAGCGCAAACCCGGAGCAGGCTGCCCTGCTGGAGCGCCTGGAATCGGGCAAGCTGCCTGAAGGCTGGACCGAGAAGCTTCCGGTCTTCGAGCCAGGCTCCACCATGGCTACACGTTCGGCTTCGGGCAAGGTCATCAACGCCATCGCCGATGAGTTGCCAGAACTCTGGGGCGGCTCGGCCGACCTCGCAGGTTCGAACAACACCACCATCGACACCGCGAAGTCCTTCGCTCCGGAGCGTCGCTCCACCGCTTCGTGGGATGCCAGCCCATACGGCCGTGTCCTGCACTTCGGCATCCGCGAGCACGCTGCTGCCTCGATCGTCAACGGCATTGTGCTCTCCAGCCCAACCCGCGCGTTCTCCGGCACCTTCCTGATCTTCTCGGATTACCAGCGTCCGGCCATCCGCTTGGCTGCCTTGATGGGTGTTCCATCGATCTTCGTATGGACCCACGACTCCATCGGTCTGGGCGAAGACGGCCCAACCCACCAGCCAGTCGAGCAGCTCGCTTCCCTGCGCATCATCCCGAACTTCGACGTGGTCCGCCCAGCGGATGCCAACGAAGTCGCCTACGCATGGCGCGGCATGCTGGAACTGACCGACACCCCATCGGGCATCGTGCTCTCCCGCCAGAACCTGCCAATCTACGATCGCGCAGCCGCCGGCTTCCGCGGCGCAGAAGGCACCCTGAAGGGTGGCTACATCCTGGCCGAGGCAGTACGCGACGGCGCAGAGGTCACCCCAGACGTGATCCTGCTGGCTACCGGTTCCGAGGTGGAACTGGCAGTCGAGGCCCGCGAGGAACTGGCCGCCAAGAACATCGCCGCCCGCGTTGTTTCGCTGCCTTCGCTGGAGTGGTTCGCCAAGCAGGATGCCGCCTACCGCGAAGAGGTCCTGCCCGCTGCCATCACCGCCCGCGTGTCGGTTGAAGCTGGCGTGGCCCAGGGCTGGCGCGAACTGGTCGGCGCCAATGGCGAAATCATCTCCCTGGATCACTTCGGCGCTTCCGCCGATTACAAGAAGCTGTACTCCGAGTTCGGCATCACCACCGCGGCCGTTGTTGCCGCAGCCGAAACCTCCGTGCAGAACGCTGCAAAGTAA
- the tal gene encoding transaldolase produces MSNPNTQALSDAGVSIWLDDLSRERLTSGSLAKLIEEKNVVGVTTNPAIFAASLSKAEVYGEAIAEQRDKSVEDAITEITSDDVAAACDLFKGIYESSKGFDGRVSIEVDPRLAHETAPTIAQAKALYERVNRENVLIKIPATLEGLEAITETIAEGISVNVTLIFSLERYREVINAYLIGLEKAHAKGLDLSKIHSVASFFVSRVDTEIDKRLDAIGTEAATALRGQAGVANARLAYQVFEETFSSARYEVLAAAGANVQRPLWASTGVKDPAYPSTLYVTELVAPQTVNTMPEKTLDATAAEAEVRGNTIAGSYDAANRVLDKLAAQGIDYNEIVNLLEVEGVDKFEVAWNELLEDMSVALKGAK; encoded by the coding sequence ATGAGCAACCCAAATACCCAGGCCCTGTCCGATGCCGGCGTTTCGATCTGGCTCGACGACCTTTCCCGCGAGCGGCTGACCAGCGGTTCGCTGGCCAAGCTGATCGAAGAGAAGAACGTCGTCGGCGTGACCACCAACCCTGCGATCTTCGCAGCTTCGCTGTCCAAGGCCGAGGTGTACGGCGAAGCCATCGCCGAGCAGCGCGACAAGTCCGTTGAAGATGCGATCACCGAAATCACCAGCGATGACGTAGCCGCGGCCTGCGACCTGTTCAAGGGCATCTACGAGTCTTCCAAGGGCTTCGACGGCCGCGTATCCATCGAGGTCGACCCTCGCCTGGCTCACGAAACCGCGCCGACCATCGCACAGGCCAAGGCCCTGTACGAGCGTGTCAACCGCGAAAACGTGCTGATCAAGATCCCGGCAACCCTTGAGGGCCTGGAAGCGATCACCGAGACCATCGCCGAAGGCATCTCGGTCAACGTCACCCTGATCTTCTCGCTGGAACGCTACCGCGAAGTCATCAACGCCTACCTGATCGGCCTGGAGAAGGCCCACGCCAAGGGCCTTGACCTGTCCAAGATCCACTCGGTTGCTTCCTTCTTCGTCTCCCGTGTGGACACCGAGATCGACAAGCGCCTGGATGCCATTGGCACCGAGGCAGCCACCGCGTTGCGCGGCCAGGCTGGCGTGGCCAACGCCCGCCTTGCCTACCAGGTTTTCGAAGAGACCTTCTCCTCGGCTCGCTACGAGGTGCTGGCAGCCGCCGGTGCCAACGTCCAGCGTCCGCTGTGGGCCTCGACCGGCGTCAAGGATCCTGCCTACCCATCCACCCTGTACGTCACCGAACTGGTGGCACCGCAGACCGTGAACACCATGCCGGAAAAGACCCTGGATGCCACTGCAGCCGAGGCCGAGGTTCGCGGCAACACGATCGCCGGCAGCTACGATGCAGCCAACCGCGTGCTGGACAAGCTCGCCGCGCAGGGCATCGACTACAACGAGATCGTGAACCTGTTGGAGGTCGAGGGCGTCGACAAGTTCGAGGTCGCCTGGAACGAACTGCTCGAAGATATGTCCGTTGCACTGAAGGGAGCCAAGTAG
- a CDS encoding glucose-6-phosphate isomerase, translated as MELGLVTSGEALASVDALLPKLIEAKVGSRIAAQDPTVWGPAAEAESSIRLGWVNPFEAAGKLIPAILELRDELQKENLTRVVLCGMGGSSLAPEVIAAHDEVDLVICDTTDPSMVKQIVETDLERTVVVVSSKSGSTVETDSQRRAFTAAFQAAGIDPATRLVLVTDPGSPMDNPEGVRAVFNADPNVGGRYSALTAFGLVPSGLAGADIEALVEESGLINDVLASDDEDNLALHLGAAMATAGRDKLLIACVGDALPGFGDWAEQLIAESTGKDGKGVLPVAAHVDAPELKNLPADVVPLFVYDELPEEIDEETTGVHFSAPLGTAFMIFEYATAVAGYLLGISPFDQPDVEAAKVAARSMLEAPAAAEPDAVDGSVQLFGTTASTLDAALAELTAKLPEDGYFAIQAYLNRTSDNELQELRDLFAEKTGRPVTFGWGPRFLHSTGQYHKGGPAQGVFLQITADHQDDLEIPDRPYSFGSLITAQAIGDGAVLSDAEHNRPVLRVNLTDRAAGIAALLEAAK; from the coding sequence ATGGAACTCGGTTTGGTGACCTCTGGCGAGGCCCTGGCCTCCGTTGATGCACTGCTCCCGAAGCTCATCGAAGCTAAAGTCGGCAGCCGCATCGCAGCCCAGGATCCTACCGTGTGGGGTCCGGCAGCAGAAGCAGAATCCTCCATCCGCCTGGGCTGGGTCAACCCCTTCGAGGCAGCTGGCAAGCTGATCCCGGCCATCCTGGAACTGCGCGATGAGCTGCAGAAGGAAAACCTGACCCGCGTCGTCTTGTGCGGCATGGGCGGCTCGTCCCTGGCTCCTGAAGTCATCGCGGCCCACGACGAGGTTGACCTGGTCATCTGCGACACCACCGACCCGTCGATGGTCAAGCAGATCGTGGAAACCGATCTGGAGCGCACCGTTGTGGTCGTATCTTCCAAGTCCGGCTCCACCGTTGAGACCGACTCCCAGCGCCGGGCATTCACCGCGGCATTCCAGGCAGCCGGCATCGATCCAGCCACCCGCCTGGTGCTGGTGACCGATCCGGGTTCGCCCATGGACAATCCTGAAGGCGTTCGCGCGGTCTTCAATGCCGACCCGAACGTCGGCGGCCGCTACTCGGCACTGACCGCCTTCGGCCTGGTTCCTTCGGGCCTGGCCGGTGCCGACATCGAAGCCCTGGTTGAAGAATCCGGACTGATCAATGACGTCTTGGCTTCGGACGACGAGGACAACCTGGCGCTGCACCTGGGGGCTGCCATGGCCACCGCAGGCCGCGACAAGCTGCTGATCGCCTGCGTCGGCGACGCACTGCCAGGCTTCGGCGATTGGGCTGAGCAGCTCATCGCTGAATCCACCGGCAAGGACGGCAAGGGAGTCCTCCCGGTAGCCGCCCACGTCGACGCGCCAGAGCTGAAGAACCTGCCTGCCGATGTCGTGCCGCTGTTCGTCTATGACGAACTGCCAGAAGAGATCGACGAGGAAACCACCGGAGTGCACTTCAGCGCGCCGCTGGGCACCGCGTTCATGATCTTCGAGTACGCCACCGCGGTAGCCGGCTACCTGCTGGGCATCAGCCCATTCGACCAGCCGGATGTCGAAGCCGCGAAGGTCGCAGCCCGCTCGATGCTGGAGGCCCCGGCCGCCGCCGAGCCCGATGCAGTCGACGGCTCGGTGCAGTTGTTCGGCACCACCGCGAGCACCTTGGATGCCGCGTTGGCCGAGCTGACCGCCAAGCTGCCTGAGGACGGCTACTTCGCCATCCAGGCGTACCTGAACCGCACCTCGGATAACGAGCTGCAGGAACTGCGCGATCTGTTCGCCGAGAAGACCGGACGTCCGGTCACCTTCGGCTGGGGCCCGCGCTTCCTGCACTCCACCGGCCAGTACCACAAGGGCGGCCCGGCTCAGGGTGTCTTCCTGCAGATTACCGCTGACCACCAGGACGACCTCGAGATCCCGGATCGTCCATACTCCTTCGGCTCCCTGATCACTGCCCAGGCCATCGGCGATGGCGCAGTGCTCTCGGATGCCGAGCACAACCGCCCAGTGCTGCGCGTGAACCTCACGGACCGCGCAGCCGGAATCGCTGCCCTGCTTGAGGCAGCGAAGTAA
- the zwf gene encoding glucose-6-phosphate dehydrogenase translates to MSNPLRDARDRRLNRIAGPGALVFFGITGDLARKKLMPAVYDLANRGLLPPNFAIVGFGRRDWSAEDFANQAREWILASSRTPFNETVFAQLASGMRFISGAFDDDDAYKKLAETLDELAESRSTGRNHAFYLSIPPSWFEIVCQKLSEHHLANDSNPGWERVVIEKPFGHNLQSARELNQIVESVFPPDQVFRIDHYLGKETVQNLLALRFGNQMFEPLWNNKYVDHVQITMAEDIGIGGRASYYDGVGAARDVIQNHLLQLLALTAMEEPISFNADHLRSEKEKVLSAVELPEDLGAASARGQYTSGWQGAEEVVGFLDEEGFNPKSKTETYAAVRLNIKTRRWDGVPFYLRAGKRLGRRVTEIAVVFKKAPNLLFGDHDSDEFGQNAFVIRVQPDEGATIRIASKVPGTQMEIRDVTMDFGYGNAFTESSPEAYERLILDVLLGEPPLFPRHEEVEQSWRILDPFEEYWASQPTQPDPYAPGSWGPASSDELMAKDGRTWRRP, encoded by the coding sequence ATGAGTAATCCACTACGCGATGCCCGCGACCGGCGACTTAACCGCATTGCCGGTCCGGGCGCGCTGGTGTTCTTCGGAATCACCGGCGACCTTGCCCGCAAGAAATTGATGCCAGCTGTCTATGACCTGGCCAACCGCGGGCTGCTCCCCCCGAATTTTGCCATCGTCGGCTTCGGCCGCCGCGACTGGAGCGCCGAGGACTTCGCGAACCAGGCCCGCGAATGGATCCTCGCCAGCTCCCGAACCCCGTTCAACGAAACGGTCTTCGCCCAGCTGGCCTCCGGAATGCGCTTCATCTCCGGTGCTTTCGACGATGACGACGCCTACAAGAAGCTCGCCGAGACCCTCGACGAGCTGGCGGAGTCCCGTTCCACCGGCCGCAACCATGCTTTCTACCTCTCGATCCCGCCAAGCTGGTTCGAAATCGTCTGCCAGAAGCTCTCCGAGCACCACCTGGCCAATGATTCCAACCCCGGCTGGGAACGCGTGGTCATCGAGAAGCCGTTCGGCCACAACCTGCAAAGCGCCCGCGAACTGAACCAGATCGTGGAATCCGTGTTCCCTCCGGATCAGGTCTTCCGCATCGACCACTATCTGGGCAAGGAAACCGTGCAGAACCTGCTGGCTCTGCGTTTCGGCAACCAGATGTTCGAGCCGCTGTGGAACAACAAGTACGTTGACCACGTCCAGATCACCATGGCCGAGGACATCGGCATCGGCGGACGTGCCAGCTACTACGACGGCGTGGGCGCGGCCCGCGACGTCATCCAGAACCACCTGCTCCAGCTGCTCGCGCTGACCGCCATGGAGGAGCCGATCTCCTTCAACGCCGATCACCTGCGCAGCGAAAAGGAAAAGGTCCTCTCGGCGGTTGAGCTGCCCGAGGATCTGGGAGCTGCCAGTGCCCGCGGCCAGTACACCTCCGGGTGGCAGGGCGCCGAAGAGGTTGTCGGCTTCCTCGATGAGGAAGGCTTCAACCCGAAGTCCAAGACCGAAACCTATGCGGCGGTGCGCTTGAACATCAAGACCCGCCGATGGGATGGCGTGCCGTTCTACCTGCGTGCCGGCAAGCGCCTGGGACGCCGCGTCACCGAGATCGCCGTGGTCTTCAAGAAGGCCCCGAACCTGCTCTTCGGCGACCACGATTCCGACGAGTTCGGCCAGAACGCCTTCGTGATCCGCGTCCAGCCAGATGAAGGCGCCACCATCCGCATCGCCTCGAAGGTGCCAGGCACCCAGATGGAAATCCGCGATGTCACCATGGACTTCGGCTACGGCAACGCCTTCACCGAATCCTCCCCGGAAGCCTACGAGCGCCTGATCCTCGACGTGCTCCTGGGCGAACCGCCGCTGTTCCCGCGCCATGAGGAAGTGGAACAGTCCTGGCGGATCCTGGATCCGTTCGAGGAATACTGGGCTTCGCAGCCAACCCAGCCGGATCCATATGCTCCGGGGTCGTGGGGACCAGCCAGCAGCGATGAGCTGATGGCCAAAGATGGAAGGACGTGGCGACGCCCATGA
- a CDS encoding glucose-6-phosphate dehydrogenase assembly protein OpcA produces the protein MMIDLPNTTTSKVAKKLISSRRTHGVVALSRVLTLVVITREGFAENAIEAANLASREHPCRIIVVVRGNTKEKNRLDVQIRVGGDAGASEVIVMRTFGPDVVADEALISALLLPDAPIVAWWPHGVPKDPFATALGRLAHRRITDSAEESDPVASLYGRADSYHAGDTDLAWTRLTYWRGQLASIIDLVGTEDLTGITVKGAENSPSTVLLAAWLTMSLDLPVTIAADNTTGGLSSVRLSREAGDVELSRPSGAVAHLYQPGSAPQRISLPRRSVADCLAEEMRRLDADEVFGDVITKGLKMTQIGSVVPSDR, from the coding sequence ATGATGATCGATCTTCCCAACACCACCACCTCCAAGGTGGCCAAAAAGCTGATCTCCTCGCGCCGTACCCACGGCGTGGTGGCGCTCTCCCGCGTGCTGACCCTGGTGGTCATCACCCGCGAAGGCTTCGCGGAGAACGCGATCGAAGCTGCCAACCTGGCCAGCCGCGAGCACCCCTGCCGCATCATCGTGGTGGTGCGCGGCAATACCAAGGAGAAGAACCGCCTGGACGTGCAGATCCGCGTGGGCGGTGACGCCGGCGCTTCCGAGGTCATCGTCATGCGCACCTTCGGCCCGGACGTCGTCGCAGATGAGGCGCTGATTTCCGCGCTGCTGCTGCCGGACGCCCCGATCGTCGCCTGGTGGCCGCATGGCGTGCCGAAGGATCCATTCGCAACCGCATTGGGCCGGCTGGCGCACCGCCGCATCACCGATTCGGCAGAAGAGTCCGATCCGGTGGCCTCGCTCTATGGCCGCGCCGACAGCTACCACGCTGGCGATACCGACCTGGCCTGGACCCGCCTGACCTACTGGCGCGGACAGCTCGCGAGCATCATCGACCTGGTCGGCACCGAGGACCTGACCGGCATCACCGTGAAGGGCGCGGAGAACTCGCCTTCCACCGTATTGCTGGCTGCCTGGCTAACCATGAGCCTCGATTTGCCGGTGACGATCGCCGCGGATAACACCACCGGGGGCCTGTCCAGCGTGCGCCTGTCCCGCGAGGCTGGCGATGTGGAACTCTCGCGTCCCTCCGGCGCGGTGGCCCACCTGTACCAGCCAGGCTCCGCCCCGCAGCGCATCTCCCTGCCTCGCCGTTCCGTCGCGGACTGCCTGGCCGAGGAAATGCGCCGCCTGGATGCCGACGAGGTCTTCGGCGACGTCATCACCAAGGGCCTGAAGATGACCCAGATCGGGAGCGTGGTTCCCAGTGATCGCTAG